AAAAACGATATCGAACTGCAGCGCAATAAGATCAAGCTGTACAGTCGCCAGGTATTTATTACCGATGAGGTGAAAGACATTGTACCTGAATTCCTGATGTTGTTGCACGGGGTAATCGATTCTCCTGATATCCCGCTGAACGTTTCCCGCTCCTTCCTGCAGTCAGACGGTAATGTAAAAAAGATCAATACCTATATTACTAAAAAAGTAGCAGATAAACTGGCAGAGCTCTTTAAGAACGACCGCAAGAGCTATGAAGAAAAATGGAATGATATCGGCGTATTTGTAAAATATGGGGCTATCAGTGAACCCAAATTCTGGGAGCGGGCAAAAGACTTTGTATTGCTGGGTAACACAAAGAAAGAGTTTTATACCCTAAATGAATACAAGGATAAAGTAACACCGGCTCAAAAAGATAAAGACGATAACCTGGTATACCTGTACACCCCCAATGCAGAAAGGCAGGACGGATATATACAGGCGGCCAATAAAAAAGGCTATGACGTACTGCTGATGGACAGTCCGCTCGACAACCATTTTATCAGCCACCTGGAACGTGACCTGGAAAAAACGCAGATCAAACGGGTGGATGCCGATGTTCTGGAAAAACTGATCGACAAGGGTGAGACCCTTTCCAGCAATTTATCCGAAGAACAAACCAAGGAGATCAAAGAAGTTTTTGAAAAGGCCATTACCAAACCAGGTATGGACGTAAGCGTGGAAACACTTTCTGCCGAAGCCATGCCGGTAACCGTTACCATGGATGAGTTTATGCGCCGGATGAAAGATATGGCTGCCATGGGCGGCGGCATGAGTTTTTACGGAACCCTTCCTGATAAATATAAAGTAGCTATCAATGCCAACCACCCACTGGCTACAAAGATCCTGGCTGAAACCAATGCTGATGCACGGCAGGCGTTGGCACGGCAGGCTTTTGACCTGGCCTTATTAGCGCAGGGCATGCTCACCGGAGCAGACCTTACTTCATTTGTAGAAAGAAGCGTGAAGATGATCTAAAGATTTTCCGCATAGTATTAAAAAGCAGCTCGTATTTAAGAGCCGCTTTTTTTATTTCGGAAGTAACCGTTTCTTCCTGGAGTTTACTTTTCTATTTTGCCGGTACGATGCTGAGCTGGTCGACCAATTTGCCCATCGGATCAAAAATGCGAAAGCGGGCTTCCGATTCGGTAATACTTGCTTTAATGATATGATTATTGGAATTTACAATAATGGGAAACCGCGTAGCATCTGAAGGTTGTTGAATGCGGTGCCGGTGTTCGTGCGCGCTCAGCATTACCTGGATGCCAGCCTCATTAAGAATGGGCACCCATTTTTTTGTAATCTCCTGGTTTCCGTGCCAACCGTTGGCAGGCGGGATATGACAAATGGCGATCTTATATTTGGCCTTTTGGAATGCATCGGTTTGTATGATAGCACGCAGCCATTTT
The sequence above is a segment of the Niabella agricola genome. Coding sequences within it:
- the htpG gene encoding molecular chaperone HtpG; this encodes MIQEKGSISIHTENIFPIIKKFLYSDHEIFLRELVSNAVDAIQKAKRLASLGQFSGEIGAPLVEIKLNKESKTITISDNGIGMTAEEIKKYINQIAFSGAEEFMEKFKEAKDASEIIGRFGLGFYSAFMVADRVEIQTLSFQPGAEPAKWSCDGSTEFEISEGSRTTRGTDVILYVNDENKDFLEPHRIESILEKYAKFLPVPVQFGTKTESEPDGEDEEGKPKYKSVEVPNIVNTGVPIWTKAPSELKDEDYLNFYRELYPMSEDPLFWIHLNVDYPFHLTGVLYFPKIKNDIELQRNKIKLYSRQVFITDEVKDIVPEFLMLLHGVIDSPDIPLNVSRSFLQSDGNVKKINTYITKKVADKLAELFKNDRKSYEEKWNDIGVFVKYGAISEPKFWERAKDFVLLGNTKKEFYTLNEYKDKVTPAQKDKDDNLVYLYTPNAERQDGYIQAANKKGYDVLLMDSPLDNHFISHLERDLEKTQIKRVDADVLEKLIDKGETLSSNLSEEQTKEIKEVFEKAITKPGMDVSVETLSAEAMPVTVTMDEFMRRMKDMAAMGGGMSFYGTLPDKYKVAINANHPLATKILAETNADARQALARQAFDLALLAQGMLTGADLTSFVERSVKMI